The genome window GTGGTGCCAAACCCACCGACCCCGAGCATCTGCGGGAAAAAGGGGACGGCGAAATTGAGTACGTGACGCTGGCCATGTTCCGTGGCGGCAAACGTCAGGAGCGCTTTGCCAAACCGGCACAGACGCAGAGCACCCAGCAAAACCCGGCCCGCAGGGATGAACGCGCGGCGCAGGCCCCTTCTCGCCAAGGCGTGCCTATGCAGGCCGCCAGCCGCGCCTAAACCTCACACCTGTCTGGCCCCGGTGCTTGCCGGGGCCTTTTTTTATCTGGCCCTCACACTCAGCGCAGCAGGTTCAGCAGCTCTATGTTGGTGGTCGCCAAGACCCACCCTTTAAGGACTCCCATGACTCAGACATTCAAAGCCAATGGCACCGTTGTGCAGGTACGCTACGTTTCAGACGATAAAGAGTATTGCGTCATCACGGCCGACCTCATCATTGAAGGCGTAGCCATACCAGATGCCACAGTGGTGGGGCACATGCCGGTCATCGATGTGTACGACGGCTTCGAGGCCGAACTTACAAAAGAGAAAAACGCACGCTGGGGATACCAGTACCGTGCCCTGCGGCTGACACCTACGGGCAAACCCGGTCAACTGGACAGGGGCAGCATCGCGGCTTTTTTTCAGTACAACTTCAAAGGCATAGGACCCAAGATCGGCAAAGCCCTGGCCGACGAATTCGGCAATGGTGTATTTGACCTGCTGGATAAAGATCCAGAAAAACTCTTAAGTATCAAGGGCATCACCCGCACGGTGTATGCCGGCATCACCGAAGGGTGGAAAAGCTACCGCGCCGCCCACCTCAACATCATTGGACTTCAGCAACTGGGACTGTCACCCAGACTGGCCAACCGGGTACAACACCACCTGGGACACACCGCACTCGAACAGCTTGAAGTCGACATGTACACGCTGATGCGTGTCGAAGGCATCGGCTTTGGCATGGCAGACCGGCTGGCACTGGAGCGGGGGTACGCTGCAAACGACCCGCGGCGGCTGAGCGCAGCAGCCCGGCATGCCCTCGAAACAGCCGAGCAGTCGCAGGGCCACACCTACTTGCCTCACTCCCGCGTGATAGGAGGCATTCAACACTTCACGGGCTGCACCGAACAAGAAGCCGAAGCGGCGCTGACCATGACCACAGATGCGGGGCACATCATCTCAGAAACCTATGAGGGAGAAGAAAGGGCCCTGTACCTCAAATCCACATGGAAACAGGAAGTCGAGCTTGCCAAACACATCACGGAACTGCTCAGCACGCCACCTCAGAGCAATTGGAGCATTCCAGCAGACATCGGCAAGCACCTGTCTGAGGAGCAGCGGGCCGCGCTGGAGTTGCCGGCCAACCACCGCCTGTGCATCCTGACCGGCGGACCCGGTACCGGTAAAACCACCACTGTGGGAGCCATGTTAAAAGTGGCCCATCACTCGCGCCTCAGTGTGGCC of Deinococcus proteolyticus MRP contains these proteins:
- the recD2 gene encoding SF1B family DNA helicase RecD2: MTQTFKANGTVVQVRYVSDDKEYCVITADLIIEGVAIPDATVVGHMPVIDVYDGFEAELTKEKNARWGYQYRALRLTPTGKPGQLDRGSIAAFFQYNFKGIGPKIGKALADEFGNGVFDLLDKDPEKLLSIKGITRTVYAGITEGWKSYRAAHLNIIGLQQLGLSPRLANRVQHHLGHTALEQLEVDMYTLMRVEGIGFGMADRLALERGYAANDPRRLSAAARHALETAEQSQGHTYLPHSRVIGGIQHFTGCTEQEAEAALTMTTDAGHIISETYEGEERALYLKSTWKQEVELAKHITELLSTPPQSNWSIPADIGKHLSEEQRAALELPANHRLCILTGGPGTGKTTTVGAMLKVAHHSRLSVALAAPTGKAAKRLEETTGQEAVTIHRLLGSTGKDFYHNEHCPLNVDVLIVDETSMMGQSLSYHLLAATGRGTRVILLGDAAQLPPVEAGEPLNNLLHLVPTATLTQVFRQAAKNPIISAAHALQSGQAPDFPENAAPANHLLNHTEARAERLPDVVCQLVASLGGPSKAQILAPMKKGPAGTEALNEAMQAHFNPARGRQEITIAGSTCRSGDPVVQTRNNYDLGIFNGMIGEVIEVKDKEMKVIFDGEVITIKGKEAFDLQLAYALTIHRSQGSEWPVVIGVLSDVHGRMLTRNLAYTALTRAKESFHSAGQRHAWTRAAGQQQLKRLTKLRTRVERNLAPDQPDLQAP